TTGCCTACCGTTCCGTCTTGATCGATGTTGTCGCATACCGCCTGTAGCGCGCGTAATCCGGCCTGACGCCAGGCGTCGCCGCCGATACCCAGGCGCGCGCCCTTCAGCAATCCGTAACCGAAACCGGCGGTGGCGGAGATTTCTTCATAGGAGTCGGGGTGATCCAGCAGGGTATGCCATGCGCCGCTGGATGTCTGTAGGTTGAGCAATGTATTGACCTGGGTTTGCAGACACCCCAGCAGGTATTGTTGTACCCCGGGATCCAGCTCCGCGAGTTCAATAAACTCAAGGATACCTACCGTGATCCAGGAATTACCCCTGGCCCAACGGGCGCGCGCAAAATTATTTTTTTCTTTGAAACTCCAGCCGTGAAACCACAGCCCGGTTTCAGGATCGTTTAAATAACGGGCATGGAGTAAAAATTGCCGCACCGCCTCCGCGACTAATTCTTTACGACCGGATACCGTACCGTAATGAGCCAGAAACAGAACGACCATAAATAACGTGTCATCCCACAATTCCATGTCATTAACGCCATCGGAAACAATATGCTGGAATCCCATTTCCGGCGTTCTTGGTAATTCATTGATTACGCGATTGGCCCAGCTATCGAGAATTTCCTGATAGCGGGGATTTTTGGTGTGCGCCCAGAAAAGAGAAAGCGGCAGCATCGGCGCCGTGGTATTAACGTTCAGTTTCGGCAGTCCGGCATTAAATTGTTTTTCGAACCAGCGTTCAATAAGTTGATAAATATCTTCTCGTTTGGTGAATTCCCATAGTCTTACCAATCCGTAAATACCGACGCCCTGCGGCCATTCCCAACTATCAAAAGAAATATAGTCGCCTGGCGTGCCGTCAAGATTGGGTTCCTGAAAACGTCCCTGATTTTTTAACCCGGTCATTCCGGTTAATAGAGCATTAAGCTGAGCCTGTAAATCTACGTTGTTAAGCATGGGTCATCCACCGTGTAGAGAAGTAATACAAATCGATGCTGAAATGTGCTGTCGATATAATCACCAATGATTTTTTTGCGCAATACGAAAAAAATTTGCGCTTTTGTTTTGTGATGCAGTTAAAAAAACGCAGGGCGTTTTTCAATCTTACGCCGTAACGGCCCGAAGGACGGCAGGCGCGCCCGCGGTAAAAAAGCGCGGTTTATCCCGGAGAAGGCACAAGAAAGGTGTTGATATATAAGGTATGACTGGCGGAGGGGGGATAGGGACAAGAGACAAACGAGGCCGTTATCGCCGCCTTCAGGCCGCCGACAACGGCCGATTTTCGACGCGCACGGGGATGAGGTTCCCACCGAGACGCCTCATCCCCGTGGCCGGCCGGTGTGTCTCGATCGATCATCAATTCCAAGGCTGCCAGCGCAGCCTTGTCTGTATGGCGCCGACTCTTATTTTTTCAGCACCTGCGGGTTAACGCAGTTTTCTTTTACCTGGCCGTTCAGGGCGGCGATCAGGTTGTCGACGGCGCAGGCCGCCATCGCGTAGCGCGTTTCATGGGTGGCTGAACCGATGTGGGGCAAGGCCACCACGTTCGGCAGGCGTAACAGCGGGGAGTCAACCGACAGCGGCTCCTTGGCGAAAACGTCCAGA
This window of the Brenneria goodwinii genome carries:
- a CDS encoding glycoside hydrolase family 88/105 protein; protein product: MLNNVDLQAQLNALLTGMTGLKNQGRFQEPNLDGTPGDYISFDSWEWPQGVGIYGLVRLWEFTKREDIYQLIERWFEKQFNAGLPKLNVNTTAPMLPLSLFWAHTKNPRYQEILDSWANRVINELPRTPEMGFQHIVSDGVNDMELWDDTLFMVVLFLAHYGTVSGRKELVAEAVRQFLLHARYLNDPETGLWFHGWSFKEKNNFARARWARGNSWITVGILEFIELAELDPGVQQYLLGCLQTQVNTLLNLQTSSGAWHTLLDHPDSYEEISATAGFGYGLLKGARLGIGGDAWRQAGLRALQAVCDNIDQDGTVGNVSYGTRMGKTLQFYKDIPIQPTGYGQALAILCLTEGIREHQE